From the genome of Amylibacter sp. IMCC11727:
GCAATATTTGCATTCTGTCGATTTGGATGGTGGTAATCATTGTGAATTACCTCCCTTTTGTTTCCCAACGGCAAAGTAAGGGCCGAGAAAACGTCCTCGTTGTTGTTCTTCCAAAAATTTTTGATTTCGCTGGGAATAGTTGGGTGTGTTGAAAGTTCAAGGACATCAACGCACAAGTGCTCTGCGAGCTGTTTAGTAACAATCATCCCATCCGAACTGATTTTCAACTCTTCTCTATAAATTTGGGCGTATTCTTCAGACTCTTTAATGAACCCTCGTCTAAGTTTTATTTTCTTTCTCCCTCATGTGCTCATAAGCGGATTTTATCATAGCTTCCAATGCGGCTGCGCCATCAGAGCTCAAATTCCGATCTGCCCTGAGTAGCGTTGTAATTTCAGCTAATGGTTCAGGTTTACTAACTTCATCCAAATTAGTTTTGTAGAACTTCGAAACGTCTAGCTTCGACCAAGTAGCTAGTGCTGCAAGACTATCTATATCTGGCCGCCTTCCTTGACCCATTCTAGTTAAAGTGGAAGGGGAAACGCCAGACTCATTCGCAACCTTTTTCCAGTTTTTTTTCTTAGCCAATCGATAAGAATCTAGAGCAGAATAAAATGCCTCAGCATCGAAAAAAGAATTTGACATATGATCTCCATTTTCACTCTTGCAATTTTTTTTCCACGACCCTAGGTATAGTGAATAATTGCTACCTAGCAATTAACAATCACTACAACAATAAGGAATGACGCAATGTCACGATACTATGTAAACAAAAACTCTCAAAATAACGGTGACCACGAAGTCCATACCACTGGCTGCTCTTGGCTCCCAGCGGTGGAGAACCGAATTTATCTAGGGGACTTTACTACTTGTCGCTCAGCAGTAACAGAAGCGCGCAAGCACTATGCACAAGTAAACGGGTGCTATTTCTGCGCAACCGCATGTCATACACAATAGGAGAATAAAATGGCTACTAACCCACCCAAAGGCGACGGGCATCGTAAAGGAGCAGTAAGGCAGCGCTCTCAAACAAAAACGCCTTCAGGCCACTATGTCAAACGAGACGCAAACACAGGTCGCTTCATGGATGTTAAAACTTCGAGTAAGACGCCTTTTAAAGGCGTTCGAAAAGAGAAATGAAACGAGAGTCAGGCGCAAATTAACTGCCACATGCGCCTGATA
Proteins encoded in this window:
- a CDS encoding helix-turn-helix domain-containing protein, which encodes MSNSFFDAEAFYSALDSYRLAKKKNWKKVANESGVSPSTLTRMGQGRRPDIDSLAALATWSKLDVSKFYKTNLDEVSKPEPLAEITTLLRADRNLSSDGAAALEAMIKSAYEHMREKENKT